From Pseudomonas arsenicoxydans:
GCATTGAGCGCTTGTTCGCGATTGGCGTCCGGCAGCACAACCGCATGGTTCTTCGCGCCCATCATCGATTGCACGCGCTTGCCGTGTTTGCCCGCCAGGTCATAGACGTGAGTGCCGACCGCAGTCGAACCAACGAAGGACACAGCCTTGATGTCCTTGTGGGTGCAGAGTGCATCCACCACGTCCTTACCGCCATGAACAACGTTGAGCACGCCAGCCGGAACGCCGGCCTCGATTGCCAGTTCCACCAGCAGCATGGTCGACATCGGGTCCTGTTCGGACGGCTTGAGCACAAAGGTGTTGCCGCAAGCGATGGCCATCGGGAACATCCACAGCGGAATCATCGCCGGGAAGTTGAACGGGGTAATACCGGCGCACACGCCGATTGGCTGACGCAGGGTGTAGGTATCGACGCCGCCCGCGACGTTCTCGGCGAACTCGCCCATTTGCAGGGTGCCGATGGAGCACGCGTGTTCGACCACTTCCAGGCCGCGAAAGATATCGCCTTCAGCGTCGGCAATGGTTTTGCCTTGCTCGTTGCTGAGCACCACGGCGATGCGTTTGGAGTGTTCACGGATCAACGCCTGGAGCTTGAGCATGATGCGCATCCGCGCGCCGATTGGCGTCAGCTTCCAGGTCTGGAAGGCGCGATGGGCGGCAGTGATCGCGGCGTCAACTTCTTGCGCGGTGGCGAACGGGACCTTGGCCAGCACTTGCTGGGTCGCCGGGTTGACGATGTCGTGCCACTCGGTGGTCTGCGACTCGACCCACTCGCCGTCGATCAACAACTTGACCTTCTGCACAGTGGTTTCGTTTGGCTTGAGCGTTGCGTTCATATTGGGTCTCCGGGAAATTGTTCTTATGTAGAGAGCTATCTGGGGAGCCAAGGCGAAAAGTCGCCTTGCAATGAAGCGGTTGCCGCGAATTGATTATCCGGCTGTTCCTGGAGTATAGATGTGCAAACTTCTGATAAGAACGCACATAAAAGCCGGTCCATCATGCAAAAAAACATCACGTCTTTAGGCTCGTTGAACTGGGATGACCTCAAGTTTTTCCTTGAGGTCTCCCGTACCCGCAAGGCTAGCACCGCGGCCAAGCGACTCGCGGTGGACTACACCACGGTCTCGCGGCGCATCAGTTCACTGGAAGCCGCGCTGGGCACCTTGCTGTTCGAGAAATCCCGGACCAGCGGCTTTGTCCTGACCGCCGAAGGTCAGCGATTGCTCGGT
This genomic window contains:
- a CDS encoding CoA-acylating methylmalonate-semialdehyde dehydrogenase; protein product: MNATLKPNETTVQKVKLLIDGEWVESQTTEWHDIVNPATQQVLAKVPFATAQEVDAAITAAHRAFQTWKLTPIGARMRIMLKLQALIREHSKRIAVVLSNEQGKTIADAEGDIFRGLEVVEHACSIGTLQMGEFAENVAGGVDTYTLRQPIGVCAGITPFNFPAMIPLWMFPMAIACGNTFVLKPSEQDPMSTMLLVELAIEAGVPAGVLNVVHGGKDVVDALCTHKDIKAVSFVGSTAVGTHVYDLAGKHGKRVQSMMGAKNHAVVLPDANREQALNALVGAGFGAAGQRCMATSVVVLVGAAKQWLPDLKALAQKLTVNAGSEPGTDVGPVISKKAKQRILDLIESGIKEGAKLELDGRDITVPGFEQGNFVGPTLFSGVTTDMQIYTQEIFGPVLVVLEVATLDEAIALVNANPFGNGTGLFTQSGAAARKFQSEIDVGQVGINIPIPVPVPFFSFTGSRGSKLGDLGPYGKQVVQFYTQTKTVTSRWFDDNSVNDGVNTTINLR